CATTATTAGCCCTCCAAATTAGCATCTTTTGGGTAATAGCTCGGCGTAAACACTATAGCGCTTCTTTTTCCCCGTCTCACTTTAGAAAAGGTTGCCATAACAAATAACCGCTTGGGAAAGAAACACGATCCGAGTATAGTATTACAAACACAATAATTCACTCAATCACTTGCGGAGTACAAACTTGTACAATTCGGCCACGGGGCATTCAACAAAATCAACTAATGAATCGAGTGTCGAAAAAAAGAGGGTAATTGGGTTTGGCGGTTGTCGGTAAGTTTTTCTCGTCAAGAATCCGCATTTGAGCGGAAGTGGCCCTTTTACGAAAGCGCAAAGAAATGGATTGACATTGTTTCTATGGTGTTTGATTTAACATCTCCTGAGAAAATATAAACCATCTGGAAAGTTTGCGCTAACCAATCACAGACCATGTTTCAAGTTTTAATCTTAATTTAATAATGACATTGTCACGCCAGTGTGAATGAAAGTTTGTCTGATCGCTGGTAGGTGACATTTGCCTTTTAACTGTGTGCAATTTGATTCCAAGCAGCTATAAAGAGAGCGAGAGCCGTCTTAGAAGTTCAGACAAGTAGACAATACAAGGATAGCCCAAGCACCGGTACTGCGACATCTGATCACAACAACGGAATATGCTGCCGACCTTCAGTTTTACTCCTGAGCAGGTAGCGTGCGTCTGTGAAGTACTTCAGCAGAGCGGAGACATAGAACGCCTCGGGAGGTTTCTCTGGTCTCTTCCAGAATGCGAAACCATCCAGAAAAACGAGAGTGTGCTCAAGGCAAAGGCTTTGGTTTCCTTTCACCAAGGTAACTTCCAGGAATTATATCGCATCTTGGAGAACAATTCGTTTTCCCCGAGTTCGCATCCAAAGCTACAATCTCTCTGGCTAAAGGCACACTACATCGAAGCAGAGAAACTACGCGGGCGACCTCTAGGAGCCGTGGGGAAGTATCGTGTGCGACGCAAATTCCCACTTCCAAGGACGATTTGGGATGGCGAGGAAACTAGTTACTGTTTCAAAGAAAAGTCAAGGAACATATTGAGAGAATGGTACTCTCACAATCCATACCCTTCACCTCGGGAGAAGCGCGAGCTCGCTGAGGCAACAGGTCTAACCACCACACAAGTAAGCAACTGGTTCAAGAACCGAAGACAACGGGATCGTGCGGCGGAAGCCAAAATAAGGCAAGTCATCGGTTGTATGATATTTGGCATCTCAAACTGACCGCTCGTTTACCTTAGCTTCAAATCACTTTACAGAGCTTATTTTGTCATACAACACTAAATTAGCCGACCCAAATAAGCACTCACTCACCCTTGTGACAAACCACGCTCAAGCCTTGTAGTCACAAATACAGAGTTTTAGGCCGTACCTATAGCTTAGAATTTATTGAACTCTTCAAGGGTCGGAAGTTGATTTAGCGACTCAAAACTGTAACTAGCTGTTCATTTCatgcaaattaaattttccAAAAGAAAAGAGATTGTTTTCAGCACACATCAAATACATATACATCAGTATACAACATCCTGTGTATGTGTGAACAGACACCACATTACCGAAGAAAATAACACGTTCTCCCCTAGGTTAATTTCTCCCTCAAAGAGAAGCGGATACGATAGAATTTTTGACTGACCAAAAAATTGTTGTTAGCGATATAAGTAAGGAAACTAAATGGATGGATATTACCCAAGCAGCCGCCTATCGAAGAACAACCTAATCAGTGTCACCGCAATGGCTGAGCGCAAAGTTAAGATTTCTTAAATTATTGACACAAAAAAACACTAACAATAAACTGGAAGGAATGGGTTCGTAATCCTAGTGGCAATGAATATTTGATACGGTCTAACCTTGATCACTGTTGGTATGAATCTATAGGTTTTTCGACTGACGGATAATTGCAAAGGATGCCCATTCAAAATGTCTTATTCATTGCAACGTCATTTGTTTTTAATATTCTACAGATGGCATTTTTGAGATTAAAACGACGAATTAAGACACTGTAGAGGTTAGAGCCAAAAACATCAGATGACTTTCGAGTGCGAGAGGATCGTTCTCAGTTTGCGGATAAAGATTTTACTCAAGTTTGTCATATCGtaactgttgttgttttgtgtttttttttaaatagggaATCAACAGTGGACATAAGGACCAAGCAAATGTTGAATCCAGAGAAACAGGCGATGATGAACGACGTTAAAAAGTGCACAATTCCTGATTTTTCTCAGTGTATGAATGGCGGACAGCTAACAGGATCGCAAACGCCTGTACCAGTAAAACTTGAAGTTGATGATCCAACTCTCATGGCCATTTCGCACGACTCTATGGTACCAGTGTCAGCTACTGAATTTACTCATGGACTTCACGAGAACCACATGCTAACCACGCTAACAAACTCTTTAGTAGGACTATAGACTCGACGCTTTGGTAGATTGCATCTCTGTATTTAATACTTTTAACGCCAGTGTGCTTTAAGCTTGAGATTCTACACTGTGCATCGGGGCGCAAGTCTTCTGCCCTTCCAAGGAATTCTTCAGTTTAAACAAATTCATTCTGACgttattaaatattttaaatagaATTTAAACACAATAGCCAGGGTACTACAATTTCGTTAACGTCTAAGCCTGCGAAGGACAATATTGTTAGCTCGTACTTTGAAGAACCATTCAAAAACACTTCATTCATACGCGACGTTAGGCGTTGCGAGGCAGAACCGAGACATTGCAAGTTTCTATTAAGGACTACCGAGAATTTAGACCCAAaaaattttcaacaataattccagtattaaaagcaaaagaacGCGTCGCCTTTGTAATCCTTTAAGGTAAAAGAAGTTATTTAGGACTTTGTATACCTACATATATAATCTTGTACAGTAATCTTGCACAAGCGAACAGTTGACAAAGAAGAATTCCCTTCGCTTGATTGTAAACGAGTGCAAAGAGGTACTTAATTCACCAATTGAACGTGAAATACACACAATACGACACTGAGTATTTCCCATTCACTGAGAAAGCGCGACCTCGCTCACTAGACCAGTTTTCCGTCGTTTCTTTGAAATATATTCAATGGTTTCTCGTTTTACACGCACGTATCTTCTCAAATATCGCCATATCACTTTTAGGAAATTGAAAACCATTTGAGACAGCCCGCAATATATTTAAGTAGTTTGAGTTCACTTGAAATTACCGCGGGAAAAGCGAAAACGAAATGCCTACAATGGAAGAGTAAGAATACATTCAAACCCTTTGACTGAAAGCAATCCACATCTATTGACATATTACAGTAAGTTTGAATTCAAGAGCAGGACTTGGGTTGATGCTTCAAGGGCATTCTATTATGTTATTTTTACAATAAGACACAATGAGCGGTGCTTAAGAAGGAAATTTGGGCAATAAAAAGATTGGGTTTCTCGTTCATACGTATTGCGATTTCTATCAAGGTTCAAGGTCTTAAGATCAGTCGTGAAACTGACAAGGTATTGCACGGCGCGAGTCGTTCAAATGACTAACAGTCAACCTTTCGCCCTTCATTACGAAcccaacaaagaagaaaaaacagtACAACGATTGTCACATAAATCAAACAAAAACCCCCACAAACAAGGATGAGAAGAACCTAGTATAATAAAGAGTATTCTCCCGAGTTTTCCCATGCAGGCAAACTCAATAATTTCGTGACTCGGGCGTAGGGGGTTAGTGAAAGTGCTCGTTTTATCACACATAAAAATCTTTAGTGACGACAGGCCGTGGCTTTAAGCCAGTGACAAAGCTGTCGCGTACACAGGAGGTTCAAACCACAACTGGCCTTTATATCTTTATCACGCGCGTTCTTGAAATTGTATTAATTCATCCCCTCCATTTTGCACATAAAAGCACTATAATTCACATGTATCTAGCGCTTTTGTTTCGGGTTCACATCTCTTTAAATAAAGCAATTAAAGCACAAAAGACACATTGTGCGAGTTGAATACCGTTTATCATCCAAGCACATGTCAAAACACATGTTAACAACAGCTACTATTTTGGGTTTTTATGCACGCAAAATGGAAAGAAAGGAATTAAAAGCATCAATGCTTACACAGTCGGGCCCTGTGGGAGCCCTGTGTCGAAACTTATCGACTGCGATGTGAAATGTTTTTACAGGGcggaaaaaaacaacattcaGAAAGCAAGctgcaaaaataaaacagtAGATCAAGGGCGcttcattgaaagaaaaaaataaaaaaaagcgaTCCATACTTCTTAAAGGAAGTcgtattatttttctttcccaTTGCAAAGAGAGCGATATTATTCTTAAGGGTACAAAAAGTGCTAATCTaattctgttttattttttaataaatgaATTTCACGACTGAAAATATCACgtttcaacaataaatttaaGTGTAACGCCAATTCTCAGCATCTGATCTTGCCTAGTATCTGCTTCTATGTGGCATAAATAACCTGAGAAAATATATGATCAGGAGTCCCTCAGTCTGGGTTTTGTAGTTTCGTTAACTCAAGGCTTTTAACTAGTCATAGTTTGTGTACTCAATTGAGTGGTAATAGCGGAAGACCAAGCGAGCCACATGATCATCTTTGTAACCCGAGTATCCTTTTCACCCAATTCgcgcaaacaaacaaacgtCCAAAGGTGATAAGACATGAGTTATATGCGCTTCAAGGACTGCCGCTCGGAAACGGTCCTCAACCGTCACAGCAGATATAAAATAGCCAGAAAATCATGCATTTTGCTCCCCCAGTCACATGTTTGCGCACGTTAAACGTTTGATGGTTTTTGTTCTCCATAAAACAACAGCCGGTAGGAACGTTTACACAGGGATCGACGTTTGCACATGCGCAGATGCCACTGAAAATTATGCCACAAAGCAAACTACAAAGTTCACAGAAAAAAGATTACAGCCACACAAGCGATACTCTCAAAACTTTGCATAGAATGTCTCATTCACTGTTCCTAGGTAAATCACTATTCAACGCCAACGTTTCGCAGGTCTTCTTTTTTAAAAGCTAGTTTATCGACAACCAGTATCGTGCCAAGGAGTTTGAATACATTTCCTTTGGTGTGGGGGAGGGGGGTGATTTTTGACACACACTCAACAATACTCGATAGATGTGCACCTCCagcaaaatgaaataacatACTTAACAATTTTAAAAGAAGAGCACCCTGCGGAGTACCAAAATTAAATTAGTTAAATACTGGTTGCAAAGCAAAGTTGCATTCAAGAGTTTGAAACACAGTTTATATCACCGTAACGGTTCTGGTTggataataattgcaataaatGAAACACCTGAAGAAATACGTTACTGACTAATGCCGTCAAAGCAAATTAAACTCTTTGAGTAATGCGTTAAACTAAATCGCAGTGTATATCACCGTATATCATGACTAAGTTTTCTTATTAGTGGCCGTATACTGCCGTGAGTTTGTGAAAGAATAAAATATTAAATCTTGAGAAAAGTAGATAATAGCAAAACATAAAAACGAGAGACGTTAAATGGCAAATAGCATGGAAATATAGGCATCTCCATGCATCCCAGTCTCTATCTAATTATATCACTGACTAACCATTCGGAATtaaattttttcgcaaccatgATACTGAATACAATAATCAGTGAGAAGTGCCTACGGACCAGTATCTTCACACAAGCAATAACAGCCTCGCAAACCTGCCCAACTAATTAAAAAGCACCTACAGGGTTGAAGCCAAAACCTATTGAACAGtgctaagaaaacaaaaaagaaatcactgttAGAATGAACAGCGCGCTGCTTCGGTCAATGCACAAATAGAGAAATTCAAATTAGTCATTTCATTTTGTGGGCGTGGTTTAACTCATTTTTGCCGCAAGAATACAAAAACTAAGGCCGTTAAACTTAAACCCTCCTCTACTAACCTATTTCTAAAAAACTtttatttaaagcaaaaattattggCATAGAAAATGAAGTTacagttttccattttgacGCATAGCGGAAGTAAAATAACTGCATCTCCGGTTATCTACGATGCACtctgtatattttttttaatccaagCCAAAAACTGGTAAAGTGCTAAATTAATTAAAGGTCGGTGGAGTTGTATGGCAAGAGAGCACCATGGTACACGAGTTTATACTGATACAATCATGAGTCTGAAAATTGGTCAACTGAGCAACTATTGCCTCAAAATATATGCGAAGAAGTTATCGAACTTGATGATGATATCTTAAGAACAAAAGGCGTGGACAGcaatgtaaaaagaaaacaaacatggaaaaATTTAGTTGCTTACGAACGTATAGATCAGTGTACTTGACGTACAAAATGTAACTCGATAACTGCAGAGTACAATTTCAATTCAAAGGAAATTCATGTGATACAGGTCTTGCCATTTTGTGTTAACAATTTTGATTAAACATCACAACGATTGCTATGTTCGATGAAATATTTACTAGGTTCGAACTTACTAGCCGCACTCAAACAAAAACCACGACACCCACAGAATTAACGTACACTGAGGTCAGAAATTGTAATTTCTATAcaatttgcattttcttttttcattataCGGAAGTAACAAGCTTTTAATGACCAACATGACTCGTCGGCCACATGCTGATACCCGACATTATAGCAAAGAAATACCGCAAATACAGAGAatacaatttttgtttgttaaagaACCGTTTAAACTGAATATCAACTTTTGATTTCCTATTTGAGAAGGTAAAAATCAGGAGATTTGTTGTCCTAGAAACCTGCCacattttcaagaattttcctTCGCTTTAAGCAGGGCCAATTGACAAGGTGAAGGCCGCTAGGATCAAGTGGAGTTGTATTGTATAAAAGTTCCTTTGACAGTTTACTGCCCGGTTGTCCTCTGCCTCGTAAAGGTGATCAAATCTTTGCAAAATGCTGAAGTACAACTATACAAAAGAATCATTTAACTATTGTGTTTCTATGtctgttgaaaaagaaaaagacccCTGAACAAATAACCGTTTCACATTTCGACCTAAAGTTTAGTGTTCCTTATGGCAAATTTTATTAAATGACGTGTTTTAACCAAGAGAACGCTGCTGTTACTCAACGTAAGATTTAATTCATTGATCTCATCATTTATCCAGTACTCTGTAAATGTTATCACGCTGTAATGACCACCCTAGGAAGACGAAGCAATCAACTTTGTGTGTTCTGTTTAGTTGCCAGGTACTTAATGTAAGTTAAATGCAATTGTTATTATAAAAGAAGACTCCTAAAACGTTTTAATAATAGCTAAGCTGCGTTGTTAAGACAGTAGGCATTGTTTTGTGTCTTCATTGGAAATACGCGACTCTGGTATTCAAAACACATTCAGTTTGCAATAAGAAATCGGGAAACTTATACAAAAATCTTAAAACTGAATGTAATGCTGACAAAAAAAAGTACCTTTAAAAAGAAGAACACTTTTTCTGAACTCTGCCTAACAAAAAATTACATCTAACCATTTCCGGAATCATTTCACGGTTAAAACGACGAAATTATCTAGTATTCACACAATTCATGTGGTGACTCATTATCGCGTGCCCGTTTGTGCCTATCAAAGTCGTTCACAGAGCAGCATAAATCAGGACTATTGTCACAAACCTGACTCATATACCGAAAATAAAGTGCAATCTTCTCCGAAAACATAACCAGTGGTTATGCGTGTTTCCCTGGGAAATGATTCCCTCGTCAAGCAGGAAAATATTGTTTCAGCGAGGAATCAAATGGAAAGAATTGCTCTGACTTTCGGAGTTCAATTTTCAATCGCTTTTTTTGTCCCCTTTTTTCGGATGTCCGGCTACGGCGGTGTTAGGCGGTTCTATGCAACACGAGATCCAATGTTCTAGTAATTTGAGTTTAGGTTGAGAGATCGCGAGCGAGCAATAGGGTACACGTTTCATTTAATTCACAAGGCAAGCTTCGCCATAGAAAATTAATAGGGCAGACAATGAGCAAGGCCATGATTGGCCATATCATTAGCTAGCTATTGAGACAATCGCAGGTGGCAAAAGGTTTTGGGTCGATTCTTTAACAGAATTTTAATTTCACGACTAACCCATCTAACAAACGGACAATTGGACGAAAAGTTTCAACCATCCTTCTACGAGTTAAAACAAAATAGGCTCAAAGGGGCAATACTTCCCCAAAATACGTTGTGACCTGATCGGTTCCCTGAACTACTTGATAGAGGTAGTTTGGACTCGGTTCTATTAACGCATGAGTTGATAAAGACAATTTCATAGCAAACGAGTTCAGACGTTGTAATCAGATTATCATTTTTTGGAAGAAATTTGACACAGATCTTTCAGCTGCTTGTCTTTCTTGATGGTTTCTAACGTTTGATTTTGCTCATATGTTCTCTCGTTTCAatgtttgctgtttttgtcTTCATAAAAGGATAAGGTTACGTTTCATATAAAGTCGTCAAGCTTGGTCAGAAGCTTCAGTCAATATACCGCAATATGGGTATTCAATTTCACATTGCTTTCGTTGGATACAATTCCGTATTAAGTgctgttgtcattttttttaatgtcttCTATGTATGAGGTCTTTTACTTTAAGGTTCACTGCATGAACCATCGAGCCCTTCTGTGTACTGATAAGTTCTCCTAACCcaagaaaactgaaaatggaTTGAACTCAGTCGATTGGGAAGAAACCATAGCATTGGTGTCTAGTCTTGAAAAGCTGGAACCGTCTTTGCATAATGAATGCAAAACTTGAAAAGAACGCTTATATATACATATCAGACCCTAAATACAGGTTACTCAAACTCAGAAGTAGGCgaaaaatttggtcatgttTCAATTATTCTTGTTAGAAGGTGATCAGGACAAACACTGTCCGTTGCTACACAAACAATACTTTATTAAACCAgctgcaaattaaaatttttgatCAATTTTGATTTCCACTTTCTCATCAATTGCTCCCACTGAAATTGAAAAGAGGAAAATTTAATGGGAGAATAGAATACCATAAACTGAGTGAAATTCAAAGTAAGCGAAAGTAGCATGAAATGTAGAAAAGTCGGACACTCGATTACCGAGGTTGTTTAGCTTGAAATGATGAgaattcaaacaaacaaaacttgaTAGTTTTCTGTGTGTGGAGACAAAAATTATCCTCGTCTGCTTTCCAATAATTGTATTTGTCCACAGCAGCTTCAGTTGTTCCCAATTCTACCTTAACGCCAACATATCCCGTAGGAACCTAAGGACCCGCGTTGGTAACCAACAGAAAATGCCGACATCTGTACACAATgccagcaaaaaataaacacctCATTGAAAACTAGAAACATCTTATTTAGTGAGGGATGGTACCACCATAATGAAACGCCTTTACgacgttttcttttttctgtctAGTGGTCGCTATGGACCGTAGTTGTGATACTTGTGGAACTTGAGAGGACCAGAAGTAAACTATAAGCTCGCTCACAGACAGTCAGATGGCAAAAAACC
This genomic stretch from Acropora muricata isolate sample 2 chromosome 5, ASM3666990v1, whole genome shotgun sequence harbors:
- the LOC136916061 gene encoding homeobox protein six1-like translates to MLPTFSFTPEQVACVCEVLQQSGDIERLGRFLWSLPECETIQKNESVLKAKALVSFHQGNFQELYRILENNSFSPSSHPKLQSLWLKAHYIEAEKLRGRPLGAVGKYRVRRKFPLPRTIWDGEETSYCFKEKSRNILREWYSHNPYPSPREKRELAEATGLTTTQVSNWFKNRRQRDRAAEAKIRESTVDIRTKQMLNPEKQAMMNDVKKCTIPDFSQCMNGGQLTGSQTPVPVKLEVDDPTLMAISHDSMVPVSATEFTHGLHENHMLTTLTNSLVGL